From the Aquirufa lenticrescens genome, the window ATATCGTATCCGTGCGTAAATCACCTTCTTATCGTTCGCAAATCACGGTTTCGGTAGAAGGAGAAGTATTGTATCCAGGTAATTATACCTTATCAGGAAATAAAGAGCGCCTTTCGGATATCATCGCTCGCTCAGGTGGTTTGAAGCAAACGGGATATGCTACGGGTGCCATTTTATTGCGGAAGACTCGAGTGAACCAAACGTCTGCGGATGAGGCGTTGTTCTCTTCAAAAATCAATACGATTTCAAATCAATCGAAGCGTAGTTCGGGCAATTCATTTGCGGCTACTGATACGGCGAAAATCGCATCGAATGTGAATGGTTTGTTGGTGGATCAAAAACCGGTAGGCATTCGTCTAGCCGAGGCAATGGAGAAGCCAGGGTCATTGTATGATATTATTTTAGAGGAAGGAGACGTAATCAAAGTGCCTAAGCTAACGCAGACGGTACAGACTTTTGGGGCAGTGAATGTTCCACGCCAAATCGCCTACCACAGTGGTTTAGGATTCCGTCGTTTAATCTCAGAGTCTGGTTGGTTCGCTCCTAATGCAGCCCGCCGTTACGCCTACATGGTGCGTCCTAATGGTGAGATTAAAACAACGAAACGTTTCCTATTATTCCGCTTTTATCCAAGCTTAGAGCCAGGCGCGGAGGTATATGTACCAGCGAAGAAGGATAAGCGTCCTATTTCTACGCCAGAATATATCGCGATGGGAACGGGTCTAGCTTCACTAGGAGGCTTAATTATCGCATTAATTAACACGGTGAAATAATGGCAGACAAGAAAACTATCGTGCTGGGAGATGTGATCGAATCAATCAAACGATTCTTTAGCTATTTGCGTTCACAATTTATGTTGATCGCTTTGTGCGCTGTTGTAGGTCTTGTTTTACCACTGATCTACCGTGCCATGCAAAAACCGGCTTACGCGGCGTCTACAACGTTTATCCTAGAAGAGAAATCTGCCGGTGGCGGAGGCCTTGCGGGGATTGCTTCGCAAGTGGGTTTGGATTTAGGGAGCCTAGGAAGTGGTTCAAGCTTGTTTACGGGCGATAATATTTTAGAGATCATCAAGTCCCGCGTCATTATTGAGAAGGTATTGTTGACGCCTATATCGGGTTCCGCAGGTAAGACCTTAGCGGATTTGTATTTGGAGTTTTCGGGTTTAGGTGAGCGTTTGCCGGCTCCGGTTTCGTTTACTATTCTATCTGATTCTGCTGCGGCACCTGCTCATTCCGTTTATCAGGATTCGGTACTGTATGTGATGTACGAACAAATCGCGAAGAAAAACGTGTCTGTAGATCGCTTGAACAAGAAGGGTTCCATCTTCAAAATCGTAACGGTTTCTCAAAATCAAGTCTTCTCGAAGAATTTCGCTGAGCGTTTATTGAAAGAGACTACTACCTATTACGTGAATGTGAAGACAAGCACTGCAGCGGCGAATGTGAAGCGTTTGCAGGCGCGAGGAGATTCTTTATTGCGCGTTTTAAATGCTAAGTCATACAATGCGGCTTCTTTCCAGATTCTAGATCCTAATGTGGCCTTTAAATCGATGTCAGTTCCAGCGGAAGTGAGTTCTCGTGATAAATCTATCGTTTTCAGTATCTATGCCGAAGTAACGAAAAACTTAGAGATGAGTCGCATCGCCTTGGTTTCTCAGACGCCAGTGATTCAATTATTGGATGTGCCTAAATTCCCTTTAATGGATGATCGCAAGTCTTATGTATTCTTAGGATTCGCTGGATTGTTTGCTGGATTATTGGTCGGATTCTTCCTTTGCCTCTACCTTTATACGGATAAATAATGCGTCGGGTGTTTCTATTGCGCGCTTACGGAGATTTTGCGATAGCGGTGCAAGCCCTTGCTGCGACCGATGTGATCATAGCTTCTCTGCATTTGAAACCCTTGTATGACGCGCTGATATCTCGTGGCTGCATTTCGCCTCTTTCGATTGGCTTCGTGGATTTTGGGATCACAGGATCGCAATTAAATCTGTTTACGAATAAGACTTTTTTCAGTAGTGACACATTTCGTCAATTATCGAAAATCAAGCAATATGTGCGCGCGAATCCAGGTTCAAGCGATTTTGTCGAACAAAGCGCTCGACTGGGTCTTTTGAATTTCTTTACGGGGCACTCGTTTAAGGCGATTTTCGAAACAGGGCAACCGGTGTATGCGGCCTATGGTTTGCCTGCGCAGGGATTGGTCAGGAATGGCGACAAGGTGTTGATCTTGCCAGATGCGCGGTTGCCTAAACGTGTCATTCCTTCCTCGATTTTGGCGCGAATCGATGGTCAAGTAGCGCAGTTCGGGTCTGATTATACTACGTTCGAGCAATTAATCGACTTGATTCAAGCGTCTGATTATGTGGTGACTTCAGATTCATTGCCCTTGCATTTGGCCTATCTATGCCGCAAGCCCCATTTCATTCTATACCCTGATGGGGGCAAGCAGGATTTCTTTACGCCGGACGCCTTAGCTTCTGGATCTTTCAGCACGTTCAGCCAATTCACTCATGTTTAAACGCGCATTTGTTCTTTTTGCGGAACACGAGACGGAACGAAAGGCCCATGTGGAGGCTATGCGATCTGCGCTTCCTGCGTTAGAAGTTGTGGAACCAGTATTTCCGTCACGAGTGCACGTTCCTTTTGTAGAAGCGCTGATAGAGAAATCTTACGAGCGGACTGGTAAGGGATTATTGCCCACCGAAATTGGGGTGATTTTGAGCCATCGGAAGGTGTGGTCGCTGATTGCGCGCGAAAGTTCAGAGGAGCATTTCTTGGTACTAGAATCCGACAGCCGAATCTTGAAGCCGGAACTTTTGCAATCAGAAACGGCAGAGAAATATGATTTATTTTTCTGGGGAGCTTGGAATGGTTATGCTAGTTTGAAGAAGTCAACGGCTCAACACGGTGTAGGGGAGCCCTTGATTAAGTCCGTTTATGGGGCTTACGGCTATTCATTGAACGCGAAAGCCGCGAAGTATTTGTTACAAAAAACAGCACGGATTGCCTATCCGGTAGACATGTACAAGCGTTTTGTGGATCCTACGGAGATTTCTTTGGGTGCCATTGTCCCGGAAGTGATTTCGACCTGGCGTACCTCTGATTCGTTGATTCGAAGCGAGAGTCGCAGACATCTGTTGACCGCTGAATTAATTCGGATGATTTTCTATTGCCGAAACACGATACAATCGTACTTTTGTTAAATATGCGTACACCTAAATCCATCGTTGCGATTACTTGGGACGGCAAGTCTAGCCCCATGGACCACATCCATTTCGATGTGGAGCCCGCTTTCGATTGGTTATTGTACGATTACAGTGGTGCGATTACGGAGGCTCCCATGCCCGTAGCGCATTATCTATCTATCAAATCAGAATGCAAGGGTGATGTGATGCAGCATATTTACGCATCTTTGGTTTCAACTCCGTTGAACTACATCGGATTTCTAGATGATGATCAAATCATCTCTGTTTCCGATCTGAACAAGCTCTTTTTCATTGCATCTTTAGAGAAATTAGATGTGTTTCAGCCTAGCTTGAACCACGATTCCTATTATAATTTACGCCAATTCATCCATAAGCCTGGTTATTTAGTTCAAGATACGTGGTGGGTGGAAATAATGTCGCCATTTTACAGCGAGGCAGTTTTTCAAGCCGCTGGACCTCATTTCAAGCATTCGATTTCTGGTACGGGACTCGATGTGTATTTGATCCCTACGATCCAACGCCTAATAGGAAAGACGAAAACGGCGGTAGTACATGGGGTGCAATTGAAACATGCACGTCCGATTCGTACGGATAACCGAGTGTTCTCGAACGGGAAGACGAACCTAGAAGAGATTCGCTATGTGCAGGGCGTTTGCCGCCAAATGGCCGCCGAAAATCCACAGCATTTCGACTCAGATTTTCATTTTCACGTGTTAGACCGTCGTTATGTGCACGGAGTGCCTTTGGCCTATAAAATCCAACGTATTCCCCGGATGATTCGAAACCTATATAAACTAATCGTGGACGCGAGTTACCGCTAATGGAGACCCGGAAAAATGTCTTTTATAATGTGATATTAGCGATTACGCAGGTTTTATTCCCGCTAATCACGTTTCCGTATTTGGCGCGAACGCTAGGTCCAGAGCACGTAGGCGTCTTAAATTTCGCGGAGAGTTTTGCCAAGTATTTTGTTTTATTAGCCGCCTTGGGAATTCCGATTTACGGGGTGCGCGAAGTGGCTAAGGCAGCCACAGATCGTACTTTATTAACAAAGACTTTTAGCGAAATTTTTATCATCAATGCGCTAGGAACGCTGTTACTAAGTCTGGTTTTCCTCTTTTTTATTATCGCTGTTCCACAATTAGCAGCAGAGAAATCCCTTTTCTCCTGGGCGCTGGGCTATTTTATCCTACAAGTATTCCAATTAGAATGGTTCTTCAGCGGAATGAACCAATTCAAATTCATTGCCATTCGTTCCCTCATGATTCGGCTTTGCTTCATCGCTGCCGTTTTCTTGTTCATCCGAAATACTTATGATTACGTGAATTATTTCCGGATGCAGGTGGGATTAGCGGTGATATTAGCAGCATTTAATGGAAAAAGGCTGTGGGATTTACTGGACTTCTCGAGTCTTTCTTTCGCGCGTTTAGAGTTAAAGAAACACATCAAACCGATGGCTTTGTTGTTTTTAACCATCTTCACAATTTCCGTTTATTTCTCGCTCGATACGATATTATTAGGTTTTCTAGCAGACAATGAAAGTGTGGGGTATTATTCCTCTGCCTTGAAACTCAACCGCCTTTTTATCGGCGTTTTAAGCGCCATTTCGGTGGCGATGTTCCCAGGACTCGTGAGTTTATACCACAAAGGGGAGAAAGAGGCTTTTGTGGTGATGGTAAAGCAGTGTTTTTATGTGCTCGTAAGCCTTTCGATGCCTTTGGTCTTAGGAATCGTTACCTGTGCGCCTGAGATCATCCATATCTTGCTAGGAACAGCCTTTGATCGGGCGATCTTACCGCTGCAAATCACCGCGCCGCTGATCTTGATCATCAGTATGTCGGGGATTTTTGGCTTCCAAATCCTCAGCGCGGTAGGCAAGGACAAATCCATTCTCATCTCTGCGTTAATCGGGATGTTTATCAGTATAATTTTGGCGTTCCTTTTAGTCCCTACGCTGAAAGAAGAAGGGGCGGCCATTACGATTCTGTTGACGGAATTAGCCGTTTGCATCGCCTTCGTTTTCTTTACGCGAAAAGAGATTTCGCTGTCGAATTACACGACGGTCTTCTTACAACAGTTACTGGGTCTGATTCCGTACTTGGGAATCGTGTTCTTGTTCAAACTTTTTGTTCCTACGCTATTATTGCGTTTGCTGGTGATAGGGGTGTTCTCGCTGGCTTGGTTTGTGGTATATCAATTAGTGATTCTGCCAGAAAACGTATTCAGCGCGCAAATCAAACGCTGGATTGATCATCTCCAAAAAGATTAATATGCTATCCATCGTTATCTGTTCAAAGAATAAGGAATTATGCGATCAATTGGTAGCTAATATCAACCAGACCATTGGTATACCGTTCGAACTTGATATTATAACAGGCGCGGAATCGATTTCGCAAGCCTATGAATCTGGCTTAAAAAAAAGTAGTGGGGAATTTTGCTTATTTCTGCACGAGGATGTGCTTTTTCACACTCAAGATTGGGGTAAAACGTTGTTAGATCATTTTAACAGTGATCCATTTCTTGGTTTAATTAGTGTGGCTGGGTCCAAAACCCACACGATTGTTCCATCTGCTTGGTGGGATTGTTTAGAAAACGATAAGTTGATCCGAATTTTACAACATAAGCCCGGCGGCCAAACCGAAGATCAAAATCAAGGATTTGAAGCGGGCAAATTAGTGGAAGTAGCAGTGATCGATGGCGTATTTATGGCTTTGAGAAAAAAGACAGAATCCCATTTTGATCAGACTTTAACAGGATTTCATGGATACGATTTGGACTTATCCCTAGCTGTTCAAGAAAAAGGCTACAAAGTTGCTGTCATTCAGGACGTGTTACTGGAGCATTTCTCCTTAGGTAATTTGCACCTAGGCTGGTTAACAGCCTTACTGCACGTACATAGAAAATACAAACATGTATTACCACTTGCTAGGGGAGGTGCTGAATCTAGCTTGCTTCAAGAGATTCGGAATATCAGTCAATTGTTCAAGCATTATGTAAACTTAGTAAGGAAGAATTCCTAACTTTGTTTATGAAGTTTTTGCTATCGCTTTGTTGCGTTTTGTGTTTGTTTTGGACTCCATTATGGGCCCAAAACTCCATCCCCGTAGGATTCTCCGATATTGATGAGCAAATGCGCAACCTGCAACTATTGGGTAAATTAGACGCGAATCAGTCGATGCTGGCTAGGCCCTTTTATTCTACGGGAAAGCAAAGCATGCAAGATTTGTATCGATTGATCGATCCTGCTGCTAAAGACTCTATGAAGAGCTATAAAAAAGGCCTTTTCCAGGCTATTTTATTGCCGGCTTCCCTTTCTCAAAAATTGAACACCTCTCGACCATACGGCTGGAACGATCAGGCGATGTCCGTTTCGAATGGTTACCAAATGCAAGCAAGTGCCGGAATTTATGCTCGATTTAGCATTTTACACGTACAGTTCAAACCAGAATTCGCGCATACAGGTTCCGCAGATTACGAAACTAGCGATGCCTGGGGACAGGTAAATCCATCCATTGATCGCTATAGTTTAGGTCAATCCTCGGTACGCTTAGAAGCAGGAGGAATTTCACTGGGAGTATCGAATCAGAACCTTTGGTGGGGGCCAGGACACTACTCTTCATTGCTGATGACGAATAATGCGCCAGGTTTCTTGCACTACAGTTTGAATACAACGCGTCCTCTGAAAACACCCATCGGATCCTTTGAATTTCAATTGATTTTAGGTCGAATGACGCGTGATTCCTTGCAGGGCTATGAGAATGCGGCATTAAAACAAAGAAATCTTTCGGATCGACCTAAAAATCGCCAATACAATGGAATCGTTTTGACCTACCAACCTCGGTTTATGAAGAACGTATTCTTCTCTGTCTCTCGAGCATTCCAAAACTACGATGTCGCTAAACCAGAGGCAAAGTTTATGAATACCTACTTGCCGGTATTAAATAACCTGTTTAAGAATGATTATAATGACGATACGCTGAGTAAAGACCAGATCTTAAGTCTTTCCACCCGCTGGTTAATGCCGAAAAATCACGCGGAAGTATACGCTGAATTTGGCTATAACGATGCCAAACAAAACCTCCGTGACTTGTGGTTAGATATGGCTCATTCGTCCGCTTGGGTGGTTGGATTCAAGAAACTACATCCACTTAACAACCGGACCTTTATTGAGGTTTTTGGAGAAGCGACTAAAATGGCGCAAAGCCCTTCCTATTTGATGCGGTCTGCTTATAATTGGTATGAACATTGGCAAGTATTAGATGGATATACGAATGACAACCAAATCATAGGCAATGGAGTAGGTCATGGTAACAATGTGCAGACGATAGGGGTAAGCTGGAATCAAGGCTGGAAGAAAATAGGGCTTACATTTCAGCATGTGGCCCAAAATCCGATGTTAGAGACCGGTCAATCTGCAGTAAGAACCCGTTTAGTCAAATGGGATGATTATGCCTACGGTTTACAAGGAGGATATCGCTACAAAAAGCTCTTATTTACGGCGGATGTGAAATGGGTTAATTCCAGCAATTATTTATGGGAAAAGGATCATTCGAAATCGAATGTTTACGCCTTCATTAATACGATTTTCTTATGGTAAAGTACGTTCTAGGCCTCTTATTGCTCTCTTGCTCGGTCTTCGCTCAGACGACTTTACTAGATGATATTAGTCTGCAGGATCTGCAACGCAACGCACAATTATTAAATGGGAAGGATTCGTCGAAATATGAGAATCAGTCCTTTATGATTCGTTCGACTTCTAATTTGCAAGAACTAGAATCAAATGCTAGTGAAAAGTTTAAAGTGCATGGCGTGTCTTTCCGTCATACCCTTCAAAATAACAATTTAATGCCTCTAGGCTTTAATCAGGGGACTTTGTATCCATCCATTGGTTTTCAGCGTCGCTGGAGTCTAGGAGTTCATTTCTCTTGGAAATTCTTGGATGTCAATTTACAGCCGGAGTGGGTCTTGGCGGAGAATTCTCCTTCGGTTCCGTTCGCGGGAAACCCACAAGATGGGAATTATTGGACAAGAATCTTTTTTCTAATCAACAACAACATCGACCAATACCGCTATTTTGGTTACGAGCCCTTGAAAACCTTTTTCCCTGGGCAATCGCGTATCGCTTTGAAGTTTGGTAATGTGTCTACTGGTGTTTCAACAGAAAATAATTGGTGGGGTCCAGGCTTCAGAAATAGCCTTATAATGACAAATGAGGCTTCAGGCTTTTTGCATTATTTCGTCCAAAATAGGAAGCCAGTCATCACTCCCATCGGATCCTTTGAAGGGAAAGGTTTAATCGGGATGTTGGAAAATCCGACTATGCTTTCGCCAGAGGACAAGAATTTTAGACCTATATGGCCGGGAGGTATTGAAAATAAAAATAATTCTGTGCGAATGCTGAAGGCATTTATCGTGAATTGGCAGCCCAAATGGGTGCCTAATTTTTATCTAGGCTACTCCTTTGCGCAGCAGAATTACTTCACGAATGAGGATCCACAACCTGGGAAGCCTTTTGTGGAGAACCCGAAAATGCAATTAGGTGCCTTCTTGTTCCGCTTCGCTTTACCTAAAGACCATGCCGAGTTCTATGCGGAATTAGGTCAGCCTGACAAGGTGGTGGGGCCTGCGAGTTTCTTTGGAGATTCCACAAAGACCGGTTTTGTGCTAGGGGGACGGAAGTTATTTCCTTTGGGGAAAAAGAAGAAATCTTACTTACAATTAGCCATCGAGTTTACGCAATTACAATTAATGGATCCCGGGTTAGTCATTGATAATGATAACCGTTTTGGAGGTCCGCTGCACAATAGCTGGTATACGAGTACGGAGGTTCGTCAAGGTTATACGCAAAATGGTAAATTGCTAGGAGCTTCTATCGGTCCTGGATCAAATAGCCAAACGGTTTACCTGAGTTACCACAGTGGGAGAAGTTTAATCCGCTTCAATTTCGAGCGTTTTGCTAGAAACAATGACTTCTATGTCTATGAATATTACGGGAGTGGACATGCAAACCGTTATTGGGTTAATCTAACGGCTGGAGTGGAAGCGCAAATCGGTCTGACGAAAAACCTACTTTTAGGAGCCTCATATCTAAATACCTCGGTGAACAATTACATGTGGGTACGGATTGAAGATAACATCGCGGATTGGTCAGATTCGTCTACGAAGTCAGATTATACGAACCAGCAGTGGCAGGTTTCGCTTAAATACGAGATCAATGGACGTCGTTAAAAAGCTCTATTTGCAGGCGTATTTCTTCGTGATGGCACTCTATGTGTTCTTTAACAAGGGGATTGCCTATAGTTTTTTAGCGGAGGCTTTGTGGGCGGGGGGATTTATCGTGTTGTTTTTAACGCGCAAGGACTATGCGTTTGGCTGGGATAAGCGGACGAAGATATTAGCCTTTTTGCTGGCGATCACGGTGGGCTATATTGGCTGGGGATTGCGCTCGTATGCGCTATTTGATGTGATTCGCGACTCTTTCGTGATCCAATATGCCTGGTTTGCCTTCTTCGTGTTTCTGTTCAAAGATTTGCGTGCGCAACTGTGGGGCTACATCATTTGGATCTATACCTGGTTCCCGTTTTTCGCCTTGTTGAATTTCTATTTCCAAAACTTCTCCGAGTTCTTCGAGAACTTCATCTTGTTCGGCTCTGTTCCTTTTGCGCTCTATAAATACGGCGACATGGGGGTGCATTTGTTGATTTCTTCTTTGGTCCTGATGCTCTATCTGAATCACAGATCCATCCGTTTTCAGGTGACTTTAGCGGTGGCGATCTTGCTAAATCTGTTGATTATTACGGCCTATTCTAGGTCTGGAATGTTGGCTTATTTGATTAGTTTGGGACTTTTTGTGTTCTATACGAAGCGCCAGGAGATGCGGGATTTGATCAAGCAATATGTGCGCTATTTGCCTATCGTTTTGTTGATTGTGTTGCCACTTTATGCGTCCATTAAGGTGAAGGAAAACTTCCAAGGGCGTAAGGTGGGGATGGAGCAGTTAGTGGAGAATGTGGGGTCGATTTTTGGGGTGAGTAAAGATGCGACGCTGGATGAAAATAAGTTTTGGCGTTTGGTCTGGTGGGCGAACATTATCGATTATAGTGTGACGCCGGAATATGTGTTGCAGGGGAAAGGATTGGGGATGAGTTTAGCGGAAAGTGATGAGGTGGTGACTGAAATCGACGATCTGCGTTCGCCGCATAATTTCAATTTGACGATTCTGGCACGCTTCGGCTGGCCATTGTTTTTACTCTGGTGTTATTGGCTGTTCTGTTTATTTAAACCGATGTTCAAAAGGCAACTGAATGACCAGCAATTGATGATTTCCTGCGTGCTGTTCACGTTTTGGTTGAACGGTAGCTTCGACGTGTTTTTAGAGGGTCCCATGGGAGCATTTCCCTTCTGGACCTGGGTGGGCTTGTATTTATTAGGGGATTTCTTTCCGGAACCAGAGACAAATGAAGCACCACAAGGTTAATATTCTAGGTACTCCTATTTCTTCGCTGACAATGGATGAATTGTTCAGTGATTGGGAGGCTGTGATTAAAGAAGGGAAAAAGGCGCAGGTGAGTATCACGCCGGTTAATTCGATATTGGCGGCGCGCGCGACAGCGCGCGTTCAAGAGATTTACAAACACGCGGAGTACGTTCTTTGCGACGGTGTTCCCGTGAAATGGGCTTCAGATTTCCTTGGGGATCCCATTAAAGAACGCATTACGGGCTTGGATGTGTTGCCGCGGATATTTCCGTTTGCTTCACGGCACGATTTCTCCATCTTTTTGCTCGGCGCCTCTCCCGGCGTGGCCGAAACACTAAAAGCGGTGATGGAGGCGAAGCACCCAGGAGTGAAGATCGTGGGGACATTCGTGCCGCCGTTCAGAGCAGTGTTTTCGAAGGAAGAGAATCAAGAAATGATAGATGCGATAAACGCGGTCAAACCGGATATCTTGTTGGTGAGTTTAACAGCGCCTAAGCAAGATATTTGGATTGCAGAAAATCTGGCGAAATTAGATACGCATATAGCCATCGGAATCGGAGGAGCCTTTGAAGTGGCCGCGGGAATGATTCAACGAGCACCGCTGTGGATGCAAAAGAGTGGTTTGGAATGGTTCTATCGCTTCTTGCAGGAGCCTAAGCGCATGTTTAGACGCTATTTCGTGGAGGCGCCGGTGTTCATTCCGCTGATACTAAAACAACGTTTTAGTAAGCGTTCTGGTCGCCTCTGAAGAAGTTAATGACGGTCTGGAGGATGATTTGGCAATCTAACCAAAACGACCAACGGTGAATATAACTCAAATCAAAGTCCACGCGTTCCTGCATATCCTCCGTCGTCCGCGTTTCCCCTCTACACCCATTTACCTGAGCCCAGCCGCTAATTCCTGGCAAAACAATATGGCGTAACATGTAATTATCCACCGTATTCATCGACTCGATATTCAAGGGAGTCGGGTGTGGACGCGGTCCTACCACAGACATATCGCCCATTAATACGTTCCAAAACTGCGGAATCTCATCCAAATTCGTCTTGCGCAAGAAGGCCCCAATACGCGTAATCCGCGGATCATCCTTATGCGCCTGTTGGTAATGTCCTTCCTCATCCACATCCTCACTTTCCTGCACCATCGTGCGGAACTTGTAACACATCAGGATTTCATTATTTAAGCCCCAGCGCTCTTGTTTGAAGATGACAGGCCCTTTGGACGTCAACTTAATCAATAGAGCGATCAGCGGGAAAAGTAGTAGGCCAAAAGTCAAGAAGAACACCAGCGAGAACGTCACATCAAAAATGCGCTTCAAAATCCGGTTCTCTAAACGATCCAGCG encodes:
- a CDS encoding Wzz/FepE/Etk N-terminal domain-containing protein, giving the protein MADKKTIVLGDVIESIKRFFSYLRSQFMLIALCAVVGLVLPLIYRAMQKPAYAASTTFILEEKSAGGGGLAGIASQVGLDLGSLGSGSSLFTGDNILEIIKSRVIIEKVLLTPISGSAGKTLADLYLEFSGLGERLPAPVSFTILSDSAAAPAHSVYQDSVLYVMYEQIAKKNVSVDRLNKKGSIFKIVTVSQNQVFSKNFAERLLKETTTYYVNVKTSTAAANVKRLQARGDSLLRVLNAKSYNAASFQILDPNVAFKSMSVPAEVSSRDKSIVFSIYAEVTKNLEMSRIALVSQTPVIQLLDVPKFPLMDDRKSYVFLGFAGLFAGLLVGFFLCLYLYTDK
- a CDS encoding glycosyltransferase family 25 protein, which translates into the protein MFKRAFVLFAEHETERKAHVEAMRSALPALEVVEPVFPSRVHVPFVEALIEKSYERTGKGLLPTEIGVILSHRKVWSLIARESSEEHFLVLESDSRILKPELLQSETAEKYDLFFWGAWNGYASLKKSTAQHGVGEPLIKSVYGAYGYSLNAKAAKYLLQKTARIAYPVDMYKRFVDPTEISLGAIVPEVISTWRTSDSLIRSESRRHLLTAELIRMIFYCRNTIQSYFC
- a CDS encoding flippase, whose amino-acid sequence is METRKNVFYNVILAITQVLFPLITFPYLARTLGPEHVGVLNFAESFAKYFVLLAALGIPIYGVREVAKAATDRTLLTKTFSEIFIINALGTLLLSLVFLFFIIAVPQLAAEKSLFSWALGYFILQVFQLEWFFSGMNQFKFIAIRSLMIRLCFIAAVFLFIRNTYDYVNYFRMQVGLAVILAAFNGKRLWDLLDFSSLSFARLELKKHIKPMALLFLTIFTISVYFSLDTILLGFLADNESVGYYSSALKLNRLFIGVLSAISVAMFPGLVSLYHKGEKEAFVVMVKQCFYVLVSLSMPLVLGIVTCAPEIIHILLGTAFDRAILPLQITAPLILIISMSGIFGFQILSAVGKDKSILISALIGMFISIILAFLLVPTLKEEGAAITILLTELAVCIAFVFFTRKEISLSNYTTVFLQQLLGLIPYLGIVFLFKLFVPTLLLRLLVIGVFSLAWFVVYQLVILPENVFSAQIKRWIDHLQKD
- a CDS encoding glycosyltransferase, which produces MLSIVICSKNKELCDQLVANINQTIGIPFELDIITGAESISQAYESGLKKSSGEFCLFLHEDVLFHTQDWGKTLLDHFNSDPFLGLISVAGSKTHTIVPSAWWDCLENDKLIRILQHKPGGQTEDQNQGFEAGKLVEVAVIDGVFMALRKKTESHFDQTLTGFHGYDLDLSLAVQEKGYKVAVIQDVLLEHFSLGNLHLGWLTALLHVHRKYKHVLPLARGGAESSLLQEIRNISQLFKHYVNLVRKNS
- a CDS encoding capsule assembly Wzi family protein, giving the protein MKFLLSLCCVLCLFWTPLWAQNSIPVGFSDIDEQMRNLQLLGKLDANQSMLARPFYSTGKQSMQDLYRLIDPAAKDSMKSYKKGLFQAILLPASLSQKLNTSRPYGWNDQAMSVSNGYQMQASAGIYARFSILHVQFKPEFAHTGSADYETSDAWGQVNPSIDRYSLGQSSVRLEAGGISLGVSNQNLWWGPGHYSSLLMTNNAPGFLHYSLNTTRPLKTPIGSFEFQLILGRMTRDSLQGYENAALKQRNLSDRPKNRQYNGIVLTYQPRFMKNVFFSVSRAFQNYDVAKPEAKFMNTYLPVLNNLFKNDYNDDTLSKDQILSLSTRWLMPKNHAEVYAEFGYNDAKQNLRDLWLDMAHSSAWVVGFKKLHPLNNRTFIEVFGEATKMAQSPSYLMRSAYNWYEHWQVLDGYTNDNQIIGNGVGHGNNVQTIGVSWNQGWKKIGLTFQHVAQNPMLETGQSAVRTRLVKWDDYAYGLQGGYRYKKLLFTADVKWVNSSNYLWEKDHSKSNVYAFINTIFLW
- a CDS encoding capsule assembly Wzi family protein yields the protein MVKYVLGLLLLSCSVFAQTTLLDDISLQDLQRNAQLLNGKDSSKYENQSFMIRSTSNLQELESNASEKFKVHGVSFRHTLQNNNLMPLGFNQGTLYPSIGFQRRWSLGVHFSWKFLDVNLQPEWVLAENSPSVPFAGNPQDGNYWTRIFFLINNNIDQYRYFGYEPLKTFFPGQSRIALKFGNVSTGVSTENNWWGPGFRNSLIMTNEASGFLHYFVQNRKPVITPIGSFEGKGLIGMLENPTMLSPEDKNFRPIWPGGIENKNNSVRMLKAFIVNWQPKWVPNFYLGYSFAQQNYFTNEDPQPGKPFVENPKMQLGAFLFRFALPKDHAEFYAELGQPDKVVGPASFFGDSTKTGFVLGGRKLFPLGKKKKSYLQLAIEFTQLQLMDPGLVIDNDNRFGGPLHNSWYTSTEVRQGYTQNGKLLGASIGPGSNSQTVYLSYHSGRSLIRFNFERFARNNDFYVYEYYGSGHANRYWVNLTAGVEAQIGLTKNLLLGASYLNTSVNNYMWVRIEDNIADWSDSSTKSDYTNQQWQVSLKYEINGRR
- a CDS encoding O-antigen ligase family protein, with the protein product MDVVKKLYLQAYFFVMALYVFFNKGIAYSFLAEALWAGGFIVLFLTRKDYAFGWDKRTKILAFLLAITVGYIGWGLRSYALFDVIRDSFVIQYAWFAFFVFLFKDLRAQLWGYIIWIYTWFPFFALLNFYFQNFSEFFENFILFGSVPFALYKYGDMGVHLLISSLVLMLYLNHRSIRFQVTLAVAILLNLLIITAYSRSGMLAYLISLGLFVFYTKRQEMRDLIKQYVRYLPIVLLIVLPLYASIKVKENFQGRKVGMEQLVENVGSIFGVSKDATLDENKFWRLVWWANIIDYSVTPEYVLQGKGLGMSLAESDEVVTEIDDLRSPHNFNLTILARFGWPLFLLWCYWLFCLFKPMFKRQLNDQQLMISCVLFTFWLNGSFDVFLEGPMGAFPFWTWVGLYLLGDFFPEPETNEAPQG
- a CDS encoding WecB/TagA/CpsF family glycosyltransferase — translated: MKHHKVNILGTPISSLTMDELFSDWEAVIKEGKKAQVSITPVNSILAARATARVQEIYKHAEYVLCDGVPVKWASDFLGDPIKERITGLDVLPRIFPFASRHDFSIFLLGASPGVAETLKAVMEAKHPGVKIVGTFVPPFRAVFSKEENQEMIDAINAVKPDILLVSLTAPKQDIWIAENLAKLDTHIAIGIGGAFEVAAGMIQRAPLWMQKSGLEWFYRFLQEPKRMFRRYFVEAPVFIPLILKQRFSKRSGRL